Part of the Paenarthrobacter sp. JL.01a genome is shown below.
GGCAACGCTCCGGCAAGAGGCTCAGCGCACCGGCGTCGACCACCACCGGCAGGTCATCGCGGAGTGCGGACTCCGCAGCAGCCCCTGCCCGCTCAAGCTGCTCGTGCCCGTCGACGCCCGGGCCAACCACCCAGGCCTGCACCCTTCCCGGGTCCTCTCCCTCCCAGAGGGCCTCAGGGGTCCGGCTGAGAACCATTCGGGCCGCTGGTTCAGGACCGAGGTAGCGCACCATGCCCACCCCGGCGAGGGCCGAGGCGTGCACGCTCAAGACTGCTGCGCCGGCAAAGCGGCTGGAGCCTGCAACGATTCCCAAGACGCCCCGGGAGTATTTGTGCGCCCGCCGTGAAGGGCTGGGCAGCAAGGAGCCCAGGTCCCGGGCAGTGAGCCGGCGCAGTTCCGGCGGTTCCTTCAGCAGCGTGGACTCGATACCGATCTCCACCAGTTCGACGCGGCCGGCGCAGCCTTCACCCGGGTCACTAAGCAGGCCGGCTTTGATGCCCCCGAAGGTGACGGTGAGGTCGGCTTCCAGGACAGGCCAATGGACCTCTCCCGCGCCGGCGTCCAGGCCGCTCGGGACATCGCATGCCACCACCAGGCCGGGCCGGAGTTCCTGAAGCCCTGCTACCAGCTCGGCAGCGGCATCACGCAAGCCGCCCCGGACTCCCGTACCCAGGAGGGCATCGATGACCACGTCCTGGCCGGCGCACAGGACCGCGAGCTCTTCCGCGTTCGAAGCCTCCAGCCGCAAAACCCGGCCACCGGCAGCCTTGAAGGCAAGCAAAGCCTCCGTGTGGACAGTTTCCGAGGCGAGTATCGCCGTCGTCCGCATTCCCCGGCGGGCGAGGTGGGCAGCCGCATAGAGACCATCGCCGCCGTTGTTGCCCTTGCCGGCAAGGACCGTGACGCCCGCGCCGGCCAGCCGCCATTTTTTCTTCAACTCCCGGATCACTGCCTGCGCCAGGCCGTAGGCTGCCCGTTGCATAAGAACAGCGCCCTCACCGGAGTCCAGGAGCGGTTGTTCCGCATCCCTGATCTGTTGTCCAGTGAAGGCGCTGATCATGTGTCGATGTGTCCGTCTAGCCCTCGGCGAGGACAGTCGCCGTGGCGATGCCGCCGTCGTGGCTCATGGACAGGTGCCAGCGTTTAACGCCCTTGGCCTCAGCCACGGCAAGCACGGTCCCCTTGACCTGGACAGTTGGACCGTTCTGGTCAAGGCCGATCCAGCAGTCCTGCCAATTCATGCCAGCCGGCGCACCCAGGACCTTGGCAACCGCCTCCTTGGCCGCGAAGCGGGCAGCCAAGGACCGGGTGTTGAGTTCACGCTCGGCAGGGACAAACAGGCGATCCCTCAGACCGGGAGTCCGTTCAAGCTGCCGACCAAACCGCTCAATGTCTACGACGTCTACGCCAATGCCAACAATCATGCGGTTATTCTACGGTCACGCTCTTGGCGAGGTTACGCGGCTGGTCGACGTCGTAACCCTTCGCCCCGGCCAGTTCGGCGGCAAAGATCTGCAGCGGAACCGTGGTGAGCAGCGGCATGAGCAGCGTAGGCGTTTCCGGAACGTAGAACACCTGCTCCGCGTAGTCCTTGACCGACTCGTCGCCCTCTTCAGCGATGACCAAGGTGCGTGCACCACGTGCGCGGACTTCCTGGATGTTGCTGACTACCTTGGAGTGCAGGGAGTCGCGGCCGCGCGGGGAAGGCACGACAACGAAGACCGGCTGGCCGTCATCGATCAGGGCGATCGGGCCGTGCTTGAGCTCGCCGGCAGCGAA
Proteins encoded:
- a CDS encoding NAD(P)H-hydrate dehydratase, which produces MISAFTGQQIRDAEQPLLDSGEGAVLMQRAAYGLAQAVIRELKKKWRLAGAGVTVLAGKGNNGGDGLYAAAHLARRGMRTTAILASETVHTEALLAFKAAGGRVLRLEASNAEELAVLCAGQDVVIDALLGTGVRGGLRDAAAELVAGLQELRPGLVVACDVPSGLDAGAGEVHWPVLEADLTVTFGGIKAGLLSDPGEGCAGRVELVEIGIESTLLKEPPELRRLTARDLGSLLPSPSRRAHKYSRGVLGIVAGSSRFAGAAVLSVHASALAGVGMVRYLGPEPAARMVLSRTPEALWEGEDPGRVQAWVVGPGVDGHEQLERAGAAAESALRDDLPVVVDAGALSLLPERCPPHWILTPHAGELASLLDSLPSTGEVAVSRADVESRPLHFVRQAAQQTGATVLLKGATTLVASPSGTVFSQSDGTAWMATAGSGDVLAGVLGALVAQAAEELANDDGAYAALGLDPEDRWAAVAAVAASIHGRAGALASADFDGGPITASAIAEAVPRVVGSLSAEYDRTIP
- a CDS encoding holo-ACP synthase, with the translated sequence MIVGIGVDVVDIERFGRQLERTPGLRDRLFVPAERELNTRSLAARFAAKEAVAKVLGAPAGMNWQDCWIGLDQNGPTVQVKGTVLAVAEAKGVKRWHLSMSHDGGIATATVLAEG